From the Halomonas meridiana genome, one window contains:
- a CDS encoding succinylglutamate desuccinylase, with protein MLGQWLDWTLDEERPTPRIGRFPSGTYHLHGPGILELTPNILRPGARACVFSAAIHGNETAPVELIGDWLSALEASTLQLGAPVLVILGNIPALKAQKRFITTNLNRLFKRDLDDKGSEPDRARALMEAVDAFFARHHALPKLHYDLHTAIRGSLYTRFVVEPYALSTTDAEQWQWLAAADMQAVLHQHQHSWTFSHYSKHYHHAQAFTFELGRVAPFGANDMAALAPMLRMLSALSAGYEPPKQPADSMVFFKVQHELMRQAEDFTLCFDDDVPNFSRFEPGTCLAKDATAGDFVVEETPLHVVFPNAQVDIGARAALLVVPSHAIT; from the coding sequence ATGCTAGGCCAATGGCTCGACTGGACCCTCGACGAGGAACGCCCCACCCCGCGCATCGGCCGCTTCCCAAGCGGCACGTATCATCTTCACGGGCCAGGGATTCTGGAGCTCACCCCTAACATTCTTCGCCCCGGCGCCCGTGCCTGCGTTTTCTCTGCAGCCATTCATGGCAATGAAACCGCCCCGGTAGAACTGATCGGCGACTGGCTGAGTGCCTTGGAAGCCAGCACGCTGCAGCTAGGCGCGCCGGTGCTGGTGATCTTGGGCAATATTCCGGCGCTAAAAGCACAAAAACGCTTCATCACCACCAATCTCAACCGGCTGTTCAAACGCGACCTCGACGACAAGGGCAGCGAACCCGATCGAGCGCGGGCGTTGATGGAAGCCGTGGATGCGTTCTTTGCCCGCCATCATGCGCTGCCGAAGCTGCACTACGACCTGCACACGGCCATTCGTGGCAGCTTGTACACCCGTTTCGTGGTAGAGCCTTATGCGCTCTCGACCACCGATGCAGAGCAGTGGCAGTGGCTGGCCGCTGCTGACATGCAGGCGGTGCTTCACCAGCATCAGCACAGTTGGACCTTTTCCCACTACAGCAAGCATTACCACCACGCTCAAGCGTTTACCTTCGAGCTTGGCCGCGTCGCCCCGTTCGGTGCCAACGACATGGCGGCGCTGGCGCCAATGTTGCGTATGCTGAGCGCGCTCAGCGCGGGTTACGAACCGCCGAAACAGCCCGCCGACAGCATGGTCTTTTTCAAAGTGCAGCACGAGCTGATGCGCCAAGCGGAGGACTTTACCCTCTGCTTCGACGACGACGTGCCCAATTTCAGCCGCTTCGAACCCGGTACCTGCTTAGCCAAAGATGCGACGGCAGGCGACTTCGTGGTAGAAGAGACGCCGCTGCACGTCGTGTTTCCCAATGCCCAGGTCGACATCGGCGCACGCGCTGCCCTGCTGGTGGTGCCAAGTCATGCCATCACGTGA
- a CDS encoding TraX family protein produces MAETTAAHSAPATDAAAALRPSSHWTAWGQWLALFTMTVDHLTRYVLPGDWDLSWAGSSIGRIAFPLFAAMVAWHGLFNTRNPLRYSRRILIIGIAAQLPYMLMPRASDAFILNVCFTLASGLALGALVRQGWQHYQQQTLGLGWLMLGAAVGVTAWYLLGFWVEYGHNGLLLIPLFMFAMQTLSETRNVLKSRLWAGLAAFPVLWIAGQMNASDMAKSFTVATCVLVLMLAAGAAQRVPPVALAMPRRLWLAWYPGHFALIALWLLLSGQLAG; encoded by the coding sequence ATGGCTGAAACAACGGCGGCTCACTCGGCCCCAGCCACAGATGCGGCGGCCGCGCTACGGCCCTCATCCCACTGGACGGCCTGGGGGCAGTGGTTGGCGCTCTTCACCATGACCGTGGATCACCTCACCCGCTACGTACTGCCTGGAGATTGGGATTTAAGCTGGGCGGGCTCTTCGATTGGGCGCATAGCGTTTCCGCTGTTTGCCGCCATGGTGGCGTGGCACGGCTTGTTCAACACCCGCAACCCGCTGCGCTATTCACGGCGAATATTGATCATCGGGATCGCCGCGCAGCTCCCCTATATGCTAATGCCCCGCGCCTCCGATGCGTTCATCTTGAACGTCTGTTTTACCCTGGCCAGCGGCTTGGCACTGGGTGCTTTGGTGCGCCAGGGGTGGCAACACTACCAGCAACAAACCTTAGGTTTGGGCTGGCTGATGCTGGGAGCCGCCGTCGGCGTGACCGCGTGGTACCTGCTCGGGTTCTGGGTGGAGTATGGTCACAACGGCCTACTGCTGATTCCGCTGTTTATGTTTGCCATGCAGACGCTCAGCGAAACTCGTAACGTGCTGAAATCTCGCCTCTGGGCGGGGCTAGCGGCGTTTCCCGTACTATGGATTGCCGGGCAGATGAACGCCTCCGACATGGCCAAATCGTTCACCGTCGCCACCTGCGTACTGGTCTTGATGCTTGCCGCAGGCGCAGCTCAGCGAGTGCCGCCCGTAGCTTTAGCCATGCCCCGCCGTTTATGGCTGGCGTGGTACCCTGGGCACTTTGCGTTGATTGCCCTGTGGTTGTTGCTTAGCGGTCAACTGGCAGGTTAG
- the iadA gene encoding beta-aspartyl-peptidase, producing MLTLVKNAQLFAPEPRGLCHLLIADQRIAAVLDTSEAYQLGTLIQTIDLEGRRVIPGLVDPLVHYIGGGGEGGFGNRTAELSLEDACASGVTTLIGALGTDALTRTPANLIGKARELAAGGLSTYAYTGSYQLPPVTLTGSVASDILYIPEFIGVGEVAISDHRGSQPTTQELTRLASDARTSGLLAGKSGIVFIHTGDADSHLEPLRQVAKNSAIPLAQFYPTHINRTAALFEDGLRFAREGGRIDFTTSTTPELLAGGEVPASEAVARALKARIEPSQLSLSSDANASLPEFDDQHRFIGLKPGKLSSLFEVLGECVNDHQISMEHALRCASTTAADALKLPQKGRLQPGADADFIVLSEQGWAIDHVWALGKPIFSAS from the coding sequence ATGCTGACACTTGTAAAAAACGCCCAGCTCTTTGCCCCTGAACCTCGCGGGTTGTGCCACCTGCTGATCGCCGACCAGCGCATTGCGGCGGTACTGGATACCAGCGAGGCGTACCAGCTTGGTACGCTCATTCAGACCATCGACCTGGAGGGCCGACGCGTGATTCCCGGCCTGGTCGACCCACTGGTGCACTACATCGGTGGCGGCGGTGAAGGCGGCTTTGGCAACCGCACCGCCGAACTCAGCCTGGAAGACGCCTGCGCCTCGGGTGTGACCACGCTGATTGGCGCGCTGGGCACCGATGCGCTCACCCGCACCCCCGCCAACCTGATTGGCAAAGCGCGGGAGCTGGCGGCAGGCGGTCTGAGCACTTACGCCTACACCGGCTCTTATCAGCTGCCGCCCGTCACGCTGACCGGCTCGGTGGCCAGCGACATTCTGTATATTCCGGAATTCATCGGCGTGGGCGAAGTGGCAATCAGCGACCATCGCGGCTCCCAGCCCACCACCCAAGAGCTGACACGGTTGGCGTCTGACGCCCGCACCTCCGGGCTGCTCGCGGGCAAATCGGGCATCGTGTTCATTCACACCGGCGACGCCGACTCCCACTTGGAGCCGCTGCGCCAGGTCGCCAAAAACAGCGCCATTCCGCTGGCGCAGTTCTACCCCACTCACATCAACCGTACTGCCGCGCTGTTCGAAGATGGCCTGCGCTTTGCCCGTGAAGGCGGGCGCATCGACTTCACCACCAGCACCACGCCGGAGCTGCTGGCCGGTGGCGAAGTACCCGCTTCTGAAGCCGTGGCGCGGGCGCTAAAAGCACGGATCGAACCGAGCCAACTCAGCCTCTCTTCCGATGCCAACGCCTCGCTGCCGGAATTTGATGATCAACACCGGTTTATTGGCTTGAAACCCGGTAAACTCAGCAGCCTATTCGAGGTGCTGGGCGAGTGCGTCAACGACCACCAGATCAGCATGGAGCACGCGCTGCGCTGTGCGTCCACCACTGCGGCCGATGCCCTGAAGCTACCCCAAAAAGGCCGCCTTCAGCCCGGCGCGGATGCGGATTTCATCGTGCTAAGCGAACAAGGCTGGGCCATTGATCATGTTTGGGCGCTGGGTAAACCGATTTTCAGCGCCAGCTAA
- a CDS encoding transporter substrate-binding domain-containing protein, with product MKKLLTVSLLGLAVAAASSAQARDYDNVRIGVDVPYEPMEYRTAEGELTGFDIDLGNALCERIGITCEWVEQEWDGIIPGLMSRNYDAIMSSMTINDERRQQVLFSDPYITMPSAWFAPSSLDISEANEETLAGKTIGVQRGTLQDNYVTDNFSSVADISRYSTADDMVLDMEAQRLDIVFLDFPIGQSTLLESEEAEYVVVGERISEPKEYFGDGFGIAFRQRDEALAEQFNEALAELQEDGTYDEIYARYFGEE from the coding sequence ATGAAAAAACTACTGACTGTTTCTCTGCTGGGCTTGGCCGTTGCGGCGGCATCTTCTGCGCAAGCGCGCGACTACGACAACGTGCGTATTGGCGTTGACGTTCCCTACGAGCCCATGGAGTACCGCACCGCTGAAGGCGAGCTGACCGGTTTCGATATCGACCTGGGCAACGCTCTTTGCGAGCGCATCGGCATTACCTGCGAGTGGGTCGAGCAAGAGTGGGACGGCATCATTCCGGGCCTGATGTCGCGTAACTACGATGCCATCATGTCCTCCATGACCATCAACGACGAACGCCGCCAGCAGGTGCTGTTCTCCGACCCCTACATCACCATGCCGTCTGCCTGGTTTGCACCCAGCAGCCTCGACATCAGCGAAGCCAACGAAGAGACCCTGGCGGGCAAAACCATCGGCGTTCAGCGTGGCACCCTGCAGGATAACTACGTCACCGATAACTTCAGCAGCGTCGCTGACATCAGCCGCTACTCCACCGCCGACGACATGGTGCTGGACATGGAAGCACAGCGTCTGGATATCGTCTTTCTCGACTTCCCGATCGGCCAGTCCACGCTGCTAGAGAGCGAAGAAGCCGAATACGTGGTCGTGGGTGAGCGCATCAGCGAACCGAAAGAGTACTTCGGCGACGGTTTCGGTATTGCCTTCCGTCAGCGTGATGAAGCGCTGGCCGAACAGTTCAATGAAGCCCTGGCTGAGCTTCAGGAAGACGGCACTTACGATGAAATCTACGCCCGTTACTTCGGCGAAGAGTAA
- a CDS encoding transporter substrate-binding domain-containing protein: MRYATLSVAAILAAGVSLSLVSTAALARDYDEIRLGVDVPYEPFMYREADGTLTGFEIELGNAACDYLEVSCTWVEQDWDGIIPGLLARNYDAIMSSMAITDERAQRVLFSEAYYTTPSAWITTRDKEIDIEDRASLEGLTVGVQRATLQDNYVTQLYGDVLEIRRYTGADDVVTDLMGGRLDLTFMDYPIAEATIDIDTPESDFQRISDFIKQPEEIFGQGVGMAFRPRDEALAERFNEALRALKENGTYDEIMNRYFNYDVRL, encoded by the coding sequence ATGCGTTATGCAACGCTGTCCGTGGCCGCTATTCTTGCGGCAGGTGTTTCACTTTCATTGGTATCCACTGCCGCACTGGCGCGGGACTACGACGAAATCCGTCTGGGTGTCGATGTTCCTTACGAGCCGTTTATGTACCGCGAGGCCGACGGCACGCTCACCGGTTTTGAAATCGAGCTAGGCAACGCCGCCTGCGACTACTTAGAAGTCAGCTGCACCTGGGTAGAGCAGGACTGGGACGGCATCATTCCCGGCCTGCTGGCACGCAACTACGACGCCATCATGTCCTCCATGGCAATCACCGACGAGCGCGCCCAGCGGGTGCTGTTCTCCGAGGCGTACTACACCACGCCCAGCGCCTGGATCACCACCCGCGATAAAGAAATCGATATCGAAGACCGTGCCAGCCTGGAAGGATTGACCGTTGGCGTGCAGCGGGCGACGTTGCAGGACAACTACGTCACTCAGCTCTATGGCGATGTATTGGAGATCCGTCGCTATACCGGCGCGGACGATGTGGTCACTGACCTGATGGGGGGCCGCCTGGACCTCACCTTTATGGACTACCCCATCGCCGAAGCCACCATCGATATCGACACCCCGGAAAGCGATTTCCAGCGCATCAGCGACTTCATCAAGCAGCCCGAAGAGATCTTTGGTCAAGGCGTGGGCATGGCATTTCGTCCCCGTGATGAAGCGCTCGCCGAACGCTTTAACGAGGCTCTGCGTGCGCTCAAAGAGAACGGCACTTATGATGAGATCATGAACCGTTACTTCAACTACGATGTACGCTTATAA
- a CDS encoding hemerythrin domain-containing protein, producing MTIFEALRKDHDIQRDLLARLVETHGDSEERDTLYQQVRAELKYHANAEERALYIPMMDIDLTQEKARHSVAEHHEIDELIELLDDTDYSASHWLTHAKQLQHLVTHHLDEEEQEVFQLAGRGLQENQKSSLAKEYQEEMQRQRAG from the coding sequence ATGACGATTTTCGAAGCCCTGCGCAAAGACCACGACATTCAGCGAGACCTGCTGGCCCGCCTGGTAGAGACCCATGGCGATAGCGAAGAGCGCGACACGCTCTATCAACAGGTGCGTGCCGAGCTGAAATATCACGCTAACGCCGAAGAGCGCGCGCTGTACATCCCTATGATGGACATCGACCTCACCCAAGAGAAAGCGCGCCACAGCGTGGCCGAGCACCACGAGATCGACGAACTGATCGAACTGTTGGACGACACCGACTACAGCGCTAGCCACTGGCTCACCCATGCCAAACAGCTTCAGCATCTGGTCACGCACCATCTCGATGAAGAGGAGCAAGAAGTCTTTCAGTTGGCAGGTCGTGGCCTGCAAGAGAACCAAAAGTCCTCGCTGGCCAAAGAGTACCAAGAGGAAATGCAGCGACAGCGAGCAGGCTAA
- a CDS encoding ABC transporter permease, which yields MLDISAWFNELLADNLIFTPTTLGYYWEGLVTTTQLVFLSLVAGLILAVPLAIMRSSKRKWISLPVYLYTYVFRGTPLLIQLYIIYYGVVFIDGIQETFLWAVLKEAFYPALIAFTLNTAAYTTEIFRGAIKATSQGEIEAARAYGMSQRLMMRRIILPSAFRRALPAYGNEVIFMLHASAIASVVTLMDLTGAARFVYARFYAPFDAFLFVAAIYLCLTFAILYFFRFLEKRLLAHLRPLNG from the coding sequence ATGCTAGATATCTCTGCATGGTTCAATGAGCTGCTGGCAGACAACCTGATTTTTACGCCCACCACGCTGGGCTACTATTGGGAAGGTTTGGTGACCACCACGCAGCTAGTGTTTCTCTCGCTGGTGGCAGGTTTGATTCTGGCGGTGCCGCTGGCCATCATGCGCAGCTCCAAGCGCAAGTGGATCAGCCTGCCGGTCTATCTCTATACCTACGTGTTCCGCGGCACGCCGCTGCTGATCCAGCTCTATATCATCTACTACGGCGTGGTGTTCATCGACGGTATTCAGGAGACCTTCCTGTGGGCCGTGTTGAAAGAGGCCTTCTACCCCGCCCTGATCGCCTTTACGCTGAATACGGCGGCCTACACCACCGAGATCTTCCGCGGGGCAATCAAAGCCACCTCGCAAGGTGAAATCGAGGCTGCACGCGCCTACGGCATGTCGCAACGCCTAATGATGCGGCGGATCATTCTGCCCAGCGCCTTTCGTCGTGCGCTGCCCGCTTACGGCAATGAAGTCATCTTCATGTTGCACGCCAGCGCGATTGCTAGCGTGGTGACGCTGATGGACCTGACCGGCGCGGCCCGCTTTGTGTATGCCCGTTTTTATGCGCCCTTCGATGCCTTCCTGTTCGTCGCGGCGATCTACCTCTGCTTGACCTTCGCAATTTTGTACTTCTTCCGGTTCTTGGAGAAAAGACTGCTGGCCCATCTGCGGCCGTTAAATGGCTAG
- a CDS encoding ABC transporter permease, whose translation MLDLQGYGPRLIEGAGVTVQLAVLSLILAIVLGLLTASAKMSRNWLLRRTATVYTTVIRGVPDLVLMMLLFFGGQIGVNAISDLLYYNYEIDIYINFNAFAAGVLTIGFIFGAYMGETFRGAFMAVDNGQIEAGKAYGMSSSLVFRRIRFPQMMRHALPGLSNNWMVLLKTTALVSVIGLTDMVRVAAEASRATHEPFVFLIPVALAYLLIASVSEWIFARLQKRYDIGFGGQ comes from the coding sequence ATGCTCGATTTGCAAGGTTACGGCCCCCGCCTGATCGAAGGGGCGGGCGTCACCGTTCAATTGGCCGTTCTATCGCTGATCCTGGCGATCGTCCTGGGCCTTCTCACCGCTAGCGCCAAGATGTCGCGTAACTGGCTATTACGCCGCACGGCGACCGTCTACACCACGGTCATCCGTGGCGTACCGGATTTGGTCCTGATGATGCTGCTGTTCTTCGGCGGCCAGATCGGTGTCAACGCCATCAGCGACCTGCTGTACTATAACTATGAGATTGATATTTATATCAATTTCAACGCCTTTGCCGCTGGCGTGCTCACCATTGGCTTCATTTTCGGTGCCTACATGGGCGAAACCTTTCGGGGAGCGTTCATGGCGGTGGACAACGGCCAAATCGAAGCCGGTAAAGCCTACGGCATGAGCAGTAGCTTGGTCTTTCGGCGCATTCGTTTTCCCCAAATGATGCGCCACGCCCTACCCGGCCTCTCCAACAACTGGATGGTGCTGCTCAAAACCACCGCGCTGGTCTCGGTGATCGGCCTGACCGATATGGTCCGCGTCGCCGCCGAAGCCTCCCGCGCGACCCACGAGCCTTTCGTGTTCCTAATTCCCGTCGCGCTGGCTTATCTCCTGATCGCCAGCGTATCCGAGTGGATCTTTGCACGGCTACAAAAACGTTACGACATCGGCTTTGGGGGGCAGTGA
- a CDS encoding ABC transporter ATP-binding protein translates to MAATPTPLEVRNIKKRFGDTEVLKGLSLEAQKGDVITLIGASGSGKSTFLRCMNLLEQPDDGELYVHGEQIRFKTTKHGREPADWKQVVQMRAKLSMVFQSFNLWAHMTLLENIIEAPIHVLGKPKKEAIEHAHALLDRVGLSARANAYPAQMSGGQQQRGAIARALAMDPEVMLFDEPTSALDPELVGDVLKVMRDLADEGRTMVVVTHEMSFARDVSSKVIYLHQGLVEEQGAPDDVLGNPQSPRLKQFLAPKY, encoded by the coding sequence ATGGCCGCTACGCCTACTCCCCTTGAAGTGCGCAATATCAAAAAGCGCTTTGGCGATACAGAAGTCCTCAAAGGCCTCTCTCTGGAAGCCCAAAAAGGTGACGTCATCACCCTCATTGGTGCCTCAGGGTCAGGCAAAAGCACCTTCTTGCGCTGCATGAACCTGCTGGAACAGCCCGACGATGGCGAGCTGTACGTTCACGGCGAGCAAATCCGCTTCAAGACCACCAAGCATGGCCGCGAACCCGCCGACTGGAAACAGGTGGTACAGATGCGCGCCAAGCTCTCGATGGTGTTCCAGAGTTTCAATCTATGGGCGCACATGACGCTGCTGGAGAACATCATCGAAGCGCCGATTCACGTGCTCGGCAAGCCGAAAAAAGAGGCCATCGAGCACGCCCATGCGCTGCTAGACCGCGTAGGACTGAGCGCTCGCGCCAACGCCTACCCGGCACAAATGTCCGGTGGCCAGCAGCAGCGCGGTGCCATTGCTCGAGCGCTCGCCATGGACCCAGAGGTGATGCTGTTCGACGAGCCGACCTCGGCGCTGGATCCCGAACTGGTGGGCGATGTCCTCAAGGTCATGCGTGACCTGGCCGATGAGGGACGCACCATGGTCGTGGTCACTCACGAGATGAGCTTTGCCCGTGACGTTTCCAGTAAAGTGATTTACTTGCACCAAGGCTTGGTAGAAGAGCAAGGGGCGCCCGACGATGTGCTCGGTAACCCGCAGTCACCGCGCCTGAAGCAGTTCCTGGCTCCCAAATACTGA
- the wrbA gene encoding NAD(P)H:quinone oxidoreductase, whose translation MTKVLVLYYSMYGHIDTLAAAVAEGAKGVEGVDVTVKRVPETMPEDAFKNAGGKQDFTTPEATPQELADYDAIIFGTPTRFGNMAGQMRTFLDQTGGLWANGALRGKVASVFTSTGTGGGDEMTITSTWTTLAHHGMVIVPIGYGIEEQFDISKVSGGTPYGAATLAGGDGSRQPDDRELKIARFQGKHVAEIAAKLAN comes from the coding sequence ATGACGAAGGTACTGGTGCTGTATTATTCCATGTATGGTCACATCGACACGCTGGCCGCCGCTGTCGCTGAAGGCGCGAAAGGGGTTGAAGGTGTCGACGTCACGGTTAAACGCGTGCCTGAGACCATGCCGGAAGACGCGTTCAAAAACGCGGGCGGCAAGCAGGATTTCACGACGCCGGAAGCCACGCCCCAGGAGCTGGCGGACTACGATGCCATCATCTTCGGCACGCCGACTCGCTTTGGCAACATGGCCGGTCAGATGCGTACCTTCCTCGACCAAACCGGCGGCCTGTGGGCCAACGGCGCGCTGCGTGGCAAGGTGGCGAGCGTGTTCACCTCGACCGGTACCGGCGGTGGCGATGAGATGACCATTACGTCCACCTGGACCACGCTGGCCCACCACGGCATGGTTATCGTGCCGATTGGCTACGGCATCGAAGAGCAGTTCGATATTTCGAAAGTCAGCGGCGGTACGCCCTACGGTGCCGCGACGCTGGCCGGTGGCGATGGCTCCCGCCAGCCGGATGATCGCGAGCTGAAAATCGCCCGCTTCCAGGGTAAACACGTGGCTGAGATTGCCGCTAAGCTGGCGAATTAA
- a CDS encoding tartrate dehydrogenase, translating to MAHRIAVIAGDGIGTEVMPEGIRALEAAAKRFDIDLAFTTFEFGSCDYYLEHGQMLPDDWFEQLKDFDALFYGAVGWPEKVPDHISLWGSLLQFRRQFDQYINLRPCRLMPGIKSPLAGRKPGDIDFYVVRENTEGEYSSIGGKMYEGTEREIVIQETVMSRTGVDRVLKYAFDLAQTRPRKKLTSATKSNGISITMPYWDERVAEMAKQYPEVAVDKFHIDILTANFVLHPDWFDVVVGSNLFGDILSDLGPACTGTIGIAPSANINPEGKFPSLFEPVHGSAPDIAGKGIANPIGQIWSGAMMLEHLGYKEAGDAMVDAIEAVLSEGDSQVLTRDVGGKGTTESLGKAIAERIGG from the coding sequence ATGGCCCATCGTATTGCAGTCATCGCTGGCGACGGTATCGGTACCGAAGTGATGCCCGAAGGCATCCGCGCGCTGGAAGCCGCCGCCAAACGCTTCGACATCGACTTGGCATTCACCACGTTCGAGTTCGGTAGCTGCGACTACTACCTGGAACACGGCCAAATGTTGCCCGACGACTGGTTCGAGCAGCTCAAAGACTTTGATGCACTGTTTTACGGAGCCGTGGGCTGGCCAGAAAAAGTGCCGGACCATATTTCACTGTGGGGTTCGCTGCTGCAGTTCCGTCGTCAATTCGACCAGTACATCAATCTGCGCCCCTGCCGATTGATGCCCGGCATTAAAAGTCCGCTGGCGGGCCGCAAGCCCGGCGACATCGACTTTTACGTAGTGCGTGAAAACACCGAGGGCGAGTACTCCAGCATCGGCGGCAAGATGTATGAAGGCACCGAGCGCGAAATCGTCATTCAGGAAACGGTGATGAGCCGTACCGGCGTAGACCGCGTGCTGAAATACGCCTTCGATTTAGCGCAAACCCGCCCGCGTAAAAAGCTTACCTCGGCCACGAAGTCCAACGGTATCTCCATCACCATGCCCTACTGGGATGAGCGCGTAGCCGAAATGGCCAAGCAGTACCCCGAGGTGGCGGTAGATAAGTTCCACATTGATATTTTGACCGCCAACTTTGTGCTGCACCCCGACTGGTTCGACGTGGTGGTGGGCAGCAACCTGTTTGGCGATATTCTTTCCGACTTAGGCCCAGCCTGCACTGGTACCATCGGTATTGCACCCTCCGCCAACATCAACCCGGAAGGCAAGTTCCCCAGCCTGTTCGAGCCGGTACACGGCAGCGCGCCGGATATCGCCGGGAAAGGCATCGCCAACCCCATCGGCCAAATCTGGTCTGGGGCGATGATGCTGGAACACCTGGGCTATAAAGAAGCGGGCGATGCCATGGTCGATGCCATTGAAGCGGTGCTGAGCGAAGGCGATAGCCAAGTGCTCACCCGCGATGTAGGCGGCAAGGGCACCACGGAAAGCTTGGGCAAAGCCATTGCCGAGCGGATTGGCGGCTAA
- a CDS encoding diguanylate cyclase domain-containing protein, whose translation MSPPTPLTATASGLRSGYQRDHHITMQRLRGEKVRLLYDNLWQPVLSSVLAGGLLVAAMWPVVEAWLLLGWFAALTVISVLRLLLAQRFKRLPALQQQRQRWLRWFAIGAIASGCVWGASGVLLFSHDHPGQIAALSIVLAGIAAGGVTTLSSVGWIAVGFVLPILLPLKIQFWLQGSPLSILIGLMLVLFLGLIIATSRRFSRTIHDNIALRVSMAAREAQLRESENRYRSIFQHSPLGVLHFDEQGQITDCNGKLLDILGVERPKLLGYRMLDRSADSDVAQAVRDALEKGTGYYEGTYRLPNASVGIPLRAFFNGVHSASNQRVGGVAIIEDFTERKRSEAIIYRQAYYDALTDLPNRRLFIERLEALCGEQASDRRGGLVMFMDMDRFKLINDTLGHAAGDDLLVQVARRLESCLQNDDMAARLSGDEFVLLALFEVTEGEALIAAAARYMETVQQALAGKYRLESRWVEVTPSMGYTCFNAADCDHADVLKQADTAMYQAKTEGRARLRRYQPWMSDEINKCVAEQAPNLPVDR comes from the coding sequence ATGTCGCCCCCCACCCCCCTTACTGCCACGGCCTCCGGGCTACGCAGTGGTTATCAACGTGACCACCACATCACCATGCAGCGTTTGCGCGGTGAAAAAGTGCGCTTGCTCTACGACAACCTATGGCAACCGGTACTGAGCAGCGTGCTGGCGGGTGGATTGCTGGTGGCGGCCATGTGGCCGGTGGTGGAGGCTTGGCTGCTGCTGGGGTGGTTTGCGGCGCTAACCGTGATCTCCGTGCTCAGGCTACTGCTGGCGCAGCGGTTCAAGCGACTGCCCGCGCTCCAGCAGCAGCGTCAACGCTGGTTGCGCTGGTTTGCCATTGGAGCCATTGCGTCAGGCTGCGTCTGGGGGGCATCCGGCGTGCTGCTGTTCAGTCATGATCATCCCGGCCAAATTGCGGCGCTCTCGATCGTACTGGCTGGCATTGCGGCAGGGGGCGTGACCACGCTTTCCTCGGTGGGCTGGATTGCGGTTGGCTTCGTACTACCTATTTTATTGCCGCTGAAGATACAGTTCTGGCTCCAGGGCTCGCCACTCTCCATCTTGATTGGCCTCATGCTTGTGCTTTTTTTGGGGTTGATCATTGCCACCAGCCGCCGCTTTAGCCGCACCATCCATGACAACATTGCCCTGCGGGTAAGTATGGCGGCGCGGGAAGCGCAGCTTCGCGAAAGCGAAAATCGCTATCGCTCCATTTTTCAGCACTCGCCGCTGGGGGTGCTGCACTTCGATGAGCAAGGGCAGATTACCGACTGCAACGGCAAGCTGCTGGATATTCTGGGCGTGGAGCGCCCAAAGCTGCTCGGCTACCGCATGCTAGACCGCTCTGCTGACTCTGACGTGGCGCAAGCCGTGAGAGACGCGCTGGAAAAAGGCACCGGGTACTACGAAGGCACCTACCGGCTGCCCAACGCCAGTGTGGGGATCCCTTTGCGGGCGTTTTTCAACGGTGTCCACAGCGCCAGCAATCAAAGGGTGGGCGGTGTGGCGATTATCGAAGACTTCACCGAACGAAAGCGCAGCGAGGCGATCATTTACCGCCAAGCCTACTACGATGCGCTGACCGATTTACCCAACCGACGGCTGTTCATCGAGCGTTTAGAAGCGCTGTGCGGCGAGCAGGCCAGCGACCGGCGCGGTGGTTTGGTGATGTTCATGGACATGGATCGCTTCAAGCTGATCAACGATACCTTGGGCCACGCGGCGGGGGATGACCTACTGGTACAGGTGGCACGCCGCTTGGAGTCCTGTTTGCAGAACGATGATATGGCCGCCCGTCTGAGTGGCGACGAGTTCGTGCTGCTCGCCCTTTTTGAAGTGACGGAGGGGGAGGCGCTCATCGCCGCCGCTGCCCGCTATATGGAGACCGTGCAGCAGGCGCTGGCGGGCAAGTACCGCCTGGAGAGCCGCTGGGTCGAGGTCACCCCCAGCATGGGCTATACCTGCTTCAATGCGGCCGACTGCGACCATGCGGATGTGCTCAAACAGGCCGATACGGCGATGTATCAAGCGAAAACCGAGGGCCGGGCGCGGCTACGCCGCTATCAGCCCTGGATGAGTGACGAAATCAATAAGTGCGTGGCCGAACAGGCTCCTAACCTGCCAGTTGACCGCTAA